One genomic window of Pseudomonadales bacterium includes the following:
- a CDS encoding SDR family oxidoreductase, translating into MTNLETLFSMKGKVVVITGAGTGMGKQFSHTLAKAGAKVVCVARNADRLEQVVADIRKLGGEAIAVAGDVGDRQSIESVFDQTEEDFGRANVLVHCAAQADYSLFPDIDDETWDNLVKVNLSGTMRLCRSFSQRLITAEEPGAIVIITSITGDRVMPGMPGYSTLKAASNQLVKAMARDMFGRDIRVNALSPGYFRTEMSADLFDTEEGRALIQLHPLKRLGNVEELDGPLLLLASDASCHMNGSIVTVDAGHSIALA; encoded by the coding sequence GTGACTAATCTCGAAACACTATTTTCCATGAAAGGAAAAGTCGTCGTGATTACCGGAGCAGGAACCGGTATGGGCAAACAGTTTTCCCACACTCTGGCAAAGGCCGGGGCCAAGGTGGTCTGTGTTGCACGCAATGCAGATCGCCTGGAACAGGTAGTTGCTGATATCCGCAAATTGGGCGGTGAGGCGATTGCTGTTGCCGGCGATGTGGGTGACAGGCAATCGATTGAATCTGTTTTCGATCAGACTGAAGAAGATTTTGGTCGCGCCAATGTGCTGGTGCATTGCGCAGCCCAAGCTGATTACAGCCTGTTCCCGGATATTGACGACGAAACCTGGGACAATCTTGTCAAAGTAAACCTGTCCGGAACTATGCGCCTGTGCCGAAGCTTTTCCCAACGCCTGATTACCGCTGAAGAACCAGGGGCGATCGTAATCATCACGTCGATTACTGGCGACAGAGTAATGCCAGGCATGCCCGGCTACTCCACGCTGAAAGCGGCGTCAAATCAGCTGGTGAAAGCCATGGCCCGGGACATGTTTGGCCGTGACATCCGTGTCAATGCTCTATCTCCGGGGTATTTCAGAACTGAGATGTCCGCCGATTTGTTCGACACCGAAGAAGGCCGAGCATTGATCCAGCTACACCCTTTAAAACGGCTGGGCAATGTCGAGGAACTCGACGGCCCTTTGCTGCTACTGGCCAGCGATGCCTCGTGTCACATGAATGGTTCTATCGTCACCGTTGATGCAGGCCACTCGATTGCTCTGGCCTGA
- a CDS encoding mannose-1-phosphate guanylyltransferase/mannose-6-phosphate isomerase: MIVPVIMAGGSGTRLWPLSRQLYPKQFLTLSGQRTMLQETCGRLDGVAHTPVMVICGEDHRFTVAEQLRLGGYHASAIILEPEGRNTAPAVALAALKAVNEVPENIDPVLLVLAADHIIQDVHAFQKAVHSALPSAENGSLTTFGILPDKPETGYGYIKKGGVLGHGEARLVAEFVEKPDKKTAEGYLASGDYLWNSGIFMFGARRYLEELQRHRPDIYQACQKAMELAESDQDFIRPDAASFSACPSDSIDYAVMEKTRNAVVIPMDCGWSDVGSWSALWEVSEKDGDGNTLKGDVLAIDNKNCYIQSDKKLVATIGLENVVVVESDDAIMVSAKERVQDVKAIVEHLKKNDRSEAQLHRKVFRPWGYYDSIDNGQRFQVKRIVVKPAGCLSLQMHHHRAEHWVVVSGTAKVTVGEKEFFLAENESTFIPIGETHRLENPGNIPLEIIEVQSGSYLGEDDIVRFEDTYGRS; the protein is encoded by the coding sequence ATGATTGTACCTGTAATTATGGCCGGAGGGTCGGGCACCCGGTTGTGGCCCTTATCCCGGCAGTTGTATCCCAAGCAATTTCTGACTCTGTCAGGGCAACGCACGATGCTGCAGGAAACCTGCGGTCGACTGGATGGGGTGGCGCATACTCCGGTAATGGTTATTTGCGGTGAAGATCACCGTTTTACGGTAGCAGAGCAGCTTCGCCTTGGAGGGTATCACGCCAGTGCAATTATTCTTGAGCCGGAGGGTCGCAATACGGCTCCTGCTGTTGCATTGGCAGCGTTGAAGGCTGTCAATGAGGTGCCCGAAAATATTGACCCCGTCCTTCTGGTTCTGGCCGCAGATCATATCATTCAGGATGTTCACGCTTTTCAGAAAGCGGTGCACAGCGCGCTGCCGTCTGCCGAAAACGGCAGCCTGACAACGTTTGGTATTCTGCCCGACAAGCCCGAAACCGGTTATGGTTATATCAAAAAGGGTGGTGTTCTCGGCCATGGTGAGGCGCGTCTGGTGGCTGAATTTGTTGAAAAGCCGGACAAAAAGACGGCAGAAGGTTATCTGGCGAGCGGCGACTATTTGTGGAACAGCGGTATATTTATGTTTGGAGCGAGGCGTTATCTGGAGGAATTGCAGCGACATCGCCCCGATATCTACCAGGCTTGTCAAAAGGCGATGGAACTTGCTGAAAGTGACCAGGATTTTATTCGCCCTGATGCAGCCAGCTTTAGCGCTTGCCCATCAGACTCGATTGATTATGCGGTTATGGAAAAAACCCGTAATGCTGTTGTTATTCCAATGGATTGCGGATGGAGTGATGTGGGTTCCTGGTCGGCCCTTTGGGAAGTTTCCGAAAAAGATGGTGATGGGAATACCCTGAAAGGCGATGTATTAGCGATTGACAATAAAAATTGTTATATCCAGAGCGATAAAAAACTGGTGGCAACGATTGGCCTTGAGAATGTGGTTGTGGTCGAAAGTGATGACGCGATCATGGTGTCGGCTAAAGAGCGTGTGCAGGATGTCAAGGCAATAGTCGAACACCTGAAAAAGAATGACCGGTCCGAAGCGCAACTGCATCGCAAAGTGTTTCGCCCCTGGGGGTATTACGACTCAATTGATAACGGACAGCGGTTTCAGGTTAAGCGCATTGTCGTCAAGCCCGCAGGATGTCTGTCTCTGCAAATGCATCATCACCGGGCCGAGCACTGGGTGGTGGTCAGTGGCACTGCAAAAGTAACAGTGGGAGAGAAAGAGTTCTTTCTTGCTGAAAACGAATCCACGTTTATTCCTATCGGTGAAACCCACCGGCTGGAAAATCCTGGCAACATACCGCTGGAAATTATTGAAGTTCAATCCGGCTCGTATCTGGGCGAAGACGATATCGTTCGTTTTGAAGATACCTATGGCCGTTCGTAA
- a CDS encoding DUF1214 domain-containing protein — MTERASFEHLKFSNPEIWREVVKVMGEIESLVWDDPLVTDDLTRAEGVRQLTRLIAGGLPITMEMINPDYPQFLQLLSTRVQWGLPSADCHYVWAPAHGDNVYRIVGDRGTARVIDLEVREGHIAHLGDWKLFHRLQELEVGPNNQVEIIASRERPANAANWLQLPEGPCNIIFRNYFYDWDTEQAARLTIITEDKPYPPPALTEDDIRRNLELFCDLLREMPAGFHQTVKEYYNGSPDELSFDGIDYGFASLRYGKGVYDIAEDEALVLEIELPKTKFWNIQLSSHFWEARDYNLRQTSLNGHQAHVDDDGVFRAVISHKDPGVANWLDTGGHPKGLITARYFEADSILPTRIQRTKLSQVDDLLPEGTARVSAEERQRILEKRAWSFPRIGRE; from the coding sequence ATGACAGAAAGAGCATCATTTGAACATTTGAAATTTTCCAACCCGGAAATCTGGCGTGAAGTCGTCAAGGTAATGGGGGAAATTGAATCACTGGTTTGGGACGACCCTCTGGTCACCGATGATCTCACGCGTGCTGAAGGTGTAAGACAGCTCACTCGCCTCATTGCAGGTGGTTTGCCCATCACCATGGAAATGATCAATCCGGACTACCCTCAGTTTCTGCAGCTACTGAGTACCCGCGTCCAGTGGGGTCTGCCTTCGGCAGACTGCCACTACGTTTGGGCACCAGCGCATGGCGACAATGTCTACCGTATTGTTGGTGATCGCGGCACCGCCCGGGTCATTGACCTTGAAGTCCGGGAAGGCCATATCGCCCACTTGGGAGACTGGAAACTGTTCCACAGACTGCAGGAGCTGGAAGTTGGCCCTAACAATCAGGTAGAGATTATTGCCAGCCGAGAGCGTCCTGCCAACGCAGCCAACTGGTTGCAGCTTCCCGAAGGGCCGTGCAATATCATTTTCCGCAACTATTTTTATGACTGGGATACCGAGCAGGCCGCGCGCCTGACCATCATTACGGAAGACAAGCCCTACCCGCCACCGGCTCTCACGGAGGACGATATTCGTCGCAATCTTGAGTTATTCTGCGATTTGCTCCGCGAGATGCCTGCAGGCTTTCACCAAACGGTCAAGGAGTACTACAACGGTTCTCCTGATGAGTTGTCGTTTGACGGTATCGATTACGGCTTTGCTTCTTTGCGTTACGGTAAAGGTGTCTACGATATCGCTGAGGACGAAGCTCTGGTGCTGGAAATCGAATTGCCAAAAACCAAGTTCTGGAATATCCAGTTAAGCAGTCACTTCTGGGAAGCACGCGACTACAATTTGCGCCAGACTTCATTGAATGGTCACCAGGCACACGTTGACGACGACGGGGTATTCCGCGCGGTTATTTCTCACAAAGACCCGGGCGTTGCCAACTGGCTGGATACTGGGGGCCACCCAAAGGGGCTTATTACGGCCCGCTATTTCGAGGCTGATTCAATTCTCCCGACCCGCATTCAACGTACCAAACTGAGTCAGGTTGACGATCTGTTGCCCGAGGGAACAGCCCGTGTCTCGGCTGAGGAAAGACAGCGGATTCTCGAAAAGCGCGCATGGTCATTCCCCCGCATTGGTCGTGAATAA
- a CDS encoding phosphotransferase, with protein MLTVEEITRRFHAEQKNPIRPTKATDLPPTFESITNEWLTAVLGSVPGAEVISHELGPEDDGTSNRRFIYMTWNDEGQAAGLPKSVFCKGTQSLESRFILGLNGGVKAEVNAYKVLLPKLGVIAPCPFHAIYDPETLNSIIVLEDLADKVDFCTMETDLTYELAQSQMRLLAELHATFYESDALDNELSMFDTWEDFFFITCDDLGWADASIKGFSASKEVVPPRLFAREPEVWPATVKAGRAHSTMPQGMIHSDVHLKNWFITPDGEMGINDWQNCTKGNGSRDLAYCISTGLTPEKRREWERDLLEYYIDQFEAFGGPRLDFDLTFKRYKQQLFMALSWWSGTLGRPEGAPMMQPQETSLEFIRRISIAIDDLDALDSFDDQAVG; from the coding sequence ATGCTAACCGTTGAAGAAATCACCCGGCGTTTTCACGCTGAACAGAAAAATCCGATCCGGCCGACAAAAGCAACGGATCTCCCCCCAACCTTTGAGTCTATAACTAACGAGTGGCTGACTGCGGTACTCGGTAGTGTGCCCGGCGCTGAAGTAATATCCCACGAATTGGGGCCCGAAGATGACGGCACATCAAATCGTCGTTTCATTTATATGACATGGAATGATGAGGGACAAGCCGCGGGACTGCCCAAGAGCGTATTCTGCAAGGGAACGCAGAGCCTGGAAAGCCGCTTTATTCTGGGTCTGAACGGCGGTGTAAAAGCCGAAGTGAACGCTTACAAAGTGCTGCTGCCAAAATTGGGCGTTATCGCGCCCTGCCCATTCCATGCCATTTACGATCCCGAAACGCTTAACTCGATAATCGTTCTGGAAGATCTTGCAGATAAAGTCGACTTTTGCACAATGGAAACGGATCTGACCTATGAGCTTGCCCAGAGTCAGATGCGTTTGCTGGCAGAGCTGCACGCGACCTTTTACGAAAGCGATGCACTCGATAATGAACTGAGCATGTTTGATACATGGGAAGACTTTTTCTTTATTACCTGTGATGACCTGGGCTGGGCCGATGCCAGCATTAAAGGTTTCAGCGCCTCAAAAGAAGTGGTCCCGCCCCGCCTGTTTGCCCGTGAGCCGGAAGTTTGGCCGGCAACCGTAAAAGCCGGCAGAGCTCACTCAACAATGCCCCAGGGCATGATTCACTCCGACGTTCATTTGAAGAACTGGTTCATCACCCCGGACGGAGAGATGGGTATTAACGATTGGCAAAACTGTACCAAGGGAAATGGTTCTCGCGATCTTGCGTACTGTATTTCAACAGGCCTTACCCCGGAAAAACGCAGGGAATGGGAACGCGATCTTCTTGAGTATTATATCGATCAGTTTGAGGCATTCGGTGGGCCGCGCCTGGATTTTGATCTGACATTCAAGCGTTACAAGCAACAGTTGTTTATGGCGCTCTCATGGTGGAGCGGCACGCTGGGCAGGCCCGAGGGCGCGCCTATGATGCAGCCTCAGGAAACATCTCTGGAATTTATTCGCCGAATAAGCATTGCCATCGACGACCTTGATGCCCTGGACAGTTTTGACGACCAAGCCGTGGGCTAA
- the ssb gene encoding single-stranded DNA-binding protein, whose product MARGVNKVILVGNLGKDPETRYMPSGGAVTNITVATSESWKDKQTGQQQERTEWHRVVFFNRLAEIAAEYLRKGSKVYLEGSLRTRKWQGQDGQDRYTTEIVAAEMQMLDSRGGAGGDYETAPARASSQPPSSSAAAPAEPDHPAGGFDSFDDDIPF is encoded by the coding sequence ATGGCTCGTGGCGTCAATAAAGTCATCTTGGTGGGCAATCTGGGGAAAGATCCTGAAACTCGCTATATGCCAAGCGGTGGTGCTGTTACCAATATTACCGTAGCAACATCAGAAAGCTGGAAGGACAAGCAGACAGGCCAGCAACAGGAGCGTACTGAATGGCACCGGGTGGTGTTTTTCAATCGTCTTGCCGAGATAGCGGCTGAATATTTGCGCAAGGGAAGCAAAGTTTATCTGGAAGGTTCACTGCGAACCCGTAAGTGGCAGGGGCAGGATGGACAGGACCGCTATACAACAGAGATTGTGGCTGCCGAGATGCAGATGCTCGATAGTCGAGGTGGCGCTGGTGGTGATTACGAGACTGCTCCGGCACGAGCCTCAAGCCAGCCGCCGTCTTCCTCGGCTGCTGCTCCGGCAGAGCCCGATCATCCAGCTGGTGGCTTTGACAGTTTTGACGATGATATTCCGTTCTGA
- a CDS encoding phosphomannomutase CpsG (capsular polysaccharide biosynthesis protein; catalyzes the formation of D-mannose 6-phosphate from alpha-D-mannose 1-phosphate): MIKITCFKAYDIRGKLGSELNSEVAYRVGRAYAQWLKPETVIVGGDIRPTSEELKMALAEGLRDEGVNVLDIGLCGTEEVYFATSYLKTSGGIMVTASHNPLNYNGLKLVREDSRPVSADTGLVEIRKLAEACDISRLPTAEKGTYNSANCFPAYIEHLLSCLNVSSLKPLKIVVNAGNGNAGPVLDGLEKHLPFEFIKVYHQPDGSFPNGIPNPLLPENRHHTADAVIEHQADLGIAWDGDFDRCFFFDENGSFIEGYYIVGLLAEAFLRKQPGAKIVHDPRLTWNTIDVCEQHGGRAVQSKCGHAFMKQVMREQDAAYGGEMSAHHYFRDFAYCDSGMIPWLLVAELMGVTGYTMSQLIGERAKKFPCSGEINRVVADAAEILKQVESRFANEATSIEHIDGVSMTFSDWRFNLRMSNTEPVVRLNIEARAYQRVEEKTRQILAMLDDSPVGE; encoded by the coding sequence ATGATAAAAATAACCTGTTTTAAAGCCTATGATATTCGAGGCAAACTCGGAAGCGAACTGAACAGCGAGGTGGCTTATCGTGTCGGGCGTGCCTATGCTCAATGGTTGAAACCTGAAACGGTGATTGTAGGAGGCGATATTCGCCCAACCAGTGAAGAGTTAAAAATGGCGTTGGCAGAAGGTCTTCGCGATGAAGGTGTGAATGTGCTCGATATCGGCCTTTGTGGTACGGAAGAGGTTTATTTTGCGACTTCATATCTGAAAACCAGCGGGGGCATTATGGTGACAGCCAGTCACAACCCGCTGAATTACAATGGCCTGAAACTTGTTCGGGAGGATTCCAGGCCTGTCAGTGCAGATACCGGACTGGTTGAAATCCGCAAGCTTGCAGAGGCATGCGATATCTCGCGGTTGCCAACAGCTGAAAAGGGTACCTACAATTCAGCAAATTGTTTTCCGGCCTATATTGAGCACCTGTTGTCCTGCTTGAATGTGTCGTCTTTAAAGCCTCTGAAAATTGTTGTTAATGCCGGTAATGGCAATGCAGGTCCTGTTCTGGACGGACTTGAAAAACATTTGCCCTTTGAGTTTATCAAGGTGTATCACCAGCCGGATGGCAGCTTTCCGAATGGCATTCCCAACCCGCTACTGCCCGAGAACCGTCATCATACGGCAGATGCGGTCATTGAGCATCAGGCGGATCTGGGTATTGCCTGGGATGGCGACTTTGACCGGTGCTTCTTTTTTGATGAAAACGGCAGCTTTATCGAAGGTTATTATATTGTTGGTCTGCTGGCCGAAGCTTTTTTACGAAAGCAGCCGGGAGCAAAAATAGTCCATGACCCAAGACTGACATGGAACACCATAGATGTCTGCGAGCAGCACGGAGGCCGTGCAGTACAAAGCAAGTGTGGGCATGCTTTTATGAAGCAAGTGATGCGAGAACAGGACGCAGCGTACGGTGGTGAGATGAGTGCCCACCACTACTTTCGCGATTTTGCTTACTGTGACAGTGGTATGATCCCCTGGTTGCTGGTTGCCGAGCTGATGGGTGTAACCGGGTATACCATGTCGCAATTGATCGGCGAGCGGGCGAAGAAGTTTCCGTGTTCGGGCGAAATAAACCGCGTGGTTGCCGACGCTGCTGAAATACTGAAGCAGGTTGAGAGCCGGTTTGCGAATGAAGCGACAAGTATCGAGCATATTGATGGCGTCAGCATGACGTTTTCTGACTGGCGCTTTAACCTCAGAATGAGCAATACCGAGCCGGTAGTACGTTTGAATATTGAAGCGAGGGCTTACCAGCGTGTGGAAGAAAAGACCAGACAGATATTGGCGATGCTCGATGACAGTCCTGTCGGTGAATAA
- a CDS encoding Gfo/Idh/MocA family oxidoreductase, producing the protein MSDKIFLIGYKGNLGQKILNNIKNDYEVTLFDIKNPESPSTDGVVKSIKKTLFAQQSPVTLIVATPPDSHKTYIEQLSRYKKVKYILCEKPLPSSPDIKPRHVSKVRLIDHYLYKSSMTNIMNFAETNEFKKIRMFLCESDYESRHWMLYKNTFGGVTYDLAHHLLAITGELFGYDSLNRIEFLKTGDIDYFHDEDELADRRAVFSFLVNGVMVTCEIGKHCPKTRKQIEFYDDCDNLIKDFTLSGGVNYCDILSSLEKTDSKLLSLTQAETINSLLNRILAKFETTIYAKKIIEKTASNTTALLQDLSENFKHRHGFYWSSYYKLLIYYLSIIALPVFIYYYASSIEIFKDNKQVISGACLLLATFVFLGLRSFLKRAEKYLGDEDHRLKLVIDRWRELYLLIYDINLFPGDKQNSNSSRIIEKVTVKPGLGGDYMFRLFRHICYVASGLSVFLLCIIYLSNK; encoded by the coding sequence GTGTCAGATAAAATTTTCCTGATTGGATACAAAGGAAACCTTGGCCAAAAAATTCTTAACAATATTAAGAATGATTATGAGGTTACCTTATTCGATATCAAGAATCCTGAGAGCCCGTCAACTGACGGTGTTGTCAAGTCAATAAAAAAGACGCTTTTCGCACAGCAATCACCCGTTACACTGATCGTGGCCACGCCGCCTGACAGCCATAAAACCTATATCGAGCAGTTAAGTCGTTATAAAAAAGTTAAATACATTCTTTGTGAAAAGCCCCTGCCATCATCACCCGACATAAAACCACGACACGTAAGCAAAGTGCGCCTGATAGACCACTATCTTTACAAGAGTAGTATGACGAATATTATGAACTTTGCTGAAACCAATGAATTTAAAAAAATCAGGATGTTCCTTTGCGAGTCCGACTACGAAAGCCGTCACTGGATGCTGTATAAGAACACTTTCGGCGGCGTCACTTATGACCTTGCGCACCATTTGCTGGCAATAACAGGCGAACTCTTTGGTTATGATTCACTGAACCGGATCGAATTTCTGAAAACCGGTGATATTGACTATTTTCATGATGAGGATGAGTTGGCTGACCGTCGTGCTGTCTTTTCATTCCTGGTTAACGGGGTAATGGTAACTTGCGAAATAGGCAAGCACTGTCCGAAAACCAGAAAACAAATCGAATTTTATGATGATTGCGATAACCTGATCAAAGACTTCACGCTATCCGGTGGTGTCAACTACTGCGATATTCTTTCATCACTGGAAAAAACCGACAGCAAACTACTCTCACTCACTCAAGCAGAAACCATCAATAGTCTGTTAAACCGAATATTGGCGAAGTTTGAAACAACCATCTATGCAAAAAAAATTATAGAGAAAACTGCTAGCAATACGACAGCACTCTTGCAGGACCTTTCCGAAAACTTTAAACACAGGCACGGGTTTTACTGGTCATCCTATTACAAACTTCTCATCTACTATTTATCGATAATTGCCCTGCCTGTTTTTATCTACTACTACGCATCCTCTATTGAGATATTCAAAGACAACAAACAAGTCATCTCTGGTGCTTGCCTACTACTGGCTACATTTGTTTTTCTAGGGCTCCGCTCTTTTCTAAAGAGGGCCGAGAAGTATCTAGGTGACGAGGATCATCGACTAAAGCTCGTCATTGATCGCTGGAGAGAACTTTACCTGCTGATTTATGACATCAACCTTTTCCCTGGCGACAAACAAAATTCTAACAGCAGCAGAATTATTGAAAAAGTGACGGTAAAACCCGGATTAGGGGGCGACTATATGTTTAGACTGTTCAGGCATATTTGTTACGTTGCCAGTGGCCTCTCGGTTTTTCTGCTCTGCATAATATATTTGAGCAACAAGTGA
- a CDS encoding MFS transporter, translated as MTPLERKSLLGLSTLYAFRMLGLFMVLPVLALYAGDYSGSTTLLIGLALGIYGLTQGLFQIPLGFLSDRLGRKPIIVFGMLLFLLGSIIAALSESLWGLIIGRGLQGAGAVASTIMALLSDLTTEQSRTKAMAAIGATIGAAFAISMVCGPVLADLWGLAGIFWITAALAILGILVVLLIPTPAVRGHNAEAQAVPQMFGKLLRDKELLRLNLGIGVLHFIQMASWVAVPVILEHNLAIDRDQHWLLYLLTMGLSFVAMLPFIIVAEKKRLIKPVFVGAIALMIFAEVVLGININHETGFVLGMFLFFMGFNLLEASLPSLISKIAPAGGKGTAMGIYSTSQFLGAFLGGVTGGAIAYNFGYQWIFWLSAGLITLWLLAAATMEKPRHLTSLVIRLLQDEKLQPASYVGKVPGVEDLVIIPGQGVAYFKVDNERFDREAFEAALGRECS; from the coding sequence ATGACCCCACTGGAACGTAAAAGCCTGCTAGGGCTGTCTACTCTCTATGCATTCCGCATGCTCGGATTGTTTATGGTGTTGCCCGTACTCGCTTTGTACGCGGGGGACTATTCTGGCAGTACCACACTGTTGATCGGGTTGGCGCTGGGTATTTACGGTTTGACTCAGGGGCTGTTCCAGATTCCCCTGGGATTCTTGTCAGACCGTCTTGGCCGCAAGCCTATTATTGTCTTTGGCATGCTGCTGTTCCTTCTGGGTAGTATCATCGCGGCGCTCTCGGAGTCTCTGTGGGGGCTGATTATTGGCCGGGGGTTACAGGGTGCCGGGGCCGTTGCCAGTACCATTATGGCGCTATTGTCTGATCTGACAACAGAACAGAGTCGAACCAAAGCGATGGCGGCAATTGGTGCTACCATTGGCGCTGCCTTTGCCATTTCAATGGTCTGCGGCCCTGTATTGGCCGATCTTTGGGGGCTTGCCGGTATCTTCTGGATAACGGCGGCACTGGCGATTCTTGGCATTCTTGTTGTTTTACTGATCCCGACCCCTGCCGTGCGAGGGCATAACGCCGAGGCGCAAGCTGTTCCTCAGATGTTTGGGAAATTACTGAGGGACAAGGAACTACTTCGGCTTAATCTCGGGATTGGCGTACTTCATTTTATACAGATGGCCAGCTGGGTTGCCGTGCCGGTTATTCTGGAGCATAACCTGGCGATTGATCGTGATCAGCATTGGTTGTTGTATTTGCTTACAATGGGTTTGTCTTTCGTGGCCATGCTGCCGTTCATTATTGTCGCCGAGAAAAAGCGTTTGATTAAGCCCGTATTTGTCGGCGCAATTGCGCTGATGATATTCGCGGAAGTGGTTTTGGGTATCAACATCAATCATGAAACCGGCTTTGTGCTGGGGATGTTTTTGTTTTTTATGGGCTTCAATCTGCTGGAGGCTTCTCTGCCATCGTTGATCAGTAAAATTGCACCTGCCGGAGGCAAGGGAACAGCGATGGGCATTTACTCTACCAGTCAGTTTTTGGGGGCTTTTCTGGGTGGCGTTACAGGTGGTGCCATCGCCTACAATTTTGGTTATCAATGGATTTTTTGGCTGTCAGCCGGACTGATTACGCTCTGGCTGCTGGCTGCGGCGACAATGGAGAAGCCTCGTCATTTAACCAGTCTGGTTATTCGTTTGTTGCAAGATGAAAAGTTACAACCAGCCAGTTATGTTGGCAAAGTTCCCGGCGTAGAAGATTTGGTCATCATTCCGGGGCAAGGGGTGGCCTATTTCAAGGTAGACAATGAACGGTTTGATCGGGAAGCCTTTGAAGCTGCTCTGGGTCGCGAGTGCAGCTAG